In Camelina sativa cultivar DH55 chromosome 16, Cs, whole genome shotgun sequence, a single window of DNA contains:
- the LOC104749653 gene encoding transcription repressor OFP16-like, translating into MPKILWKSLHLCFPSNLTKCYSSPCIPPTSSADHDGSELPGRPSIVILNNFNLLYHHDDNHNRVVDLPSSSTTTTTTQAATSSSSRSSSESDISPDVSAAFASRRFFFSSPGRSNAITDSPETRSRGSSENYDNAAITSTKKKKCYDTAVTTTTTTTTRLISGGTAVTQNVYSPDPLTDFRRSMQEMIDAAIDAGELSRDPEDGYDFLDELLLTYLSLNPADTHKFVIRAFSDILVSLLSKERRIC; encoded by the coding sequence atgCCAAAAATATTGTGGAAAAGCCTCCATCTTTGCTTCCCCTCGAATCTCACCAAATGCTATTCTTCGCCCTGTATTCCTCCGACGTCCTCCGCCGATCACGACGGTTCCGAACTTCCCGGCCGTCCCTCCATCGTTATTCTCAACAACTTCAACCTCCTTTACCACCATGACGACAACCACAATCGTGTCGTTGACTTACCTTCCTCCTCAACCACCACCACTACTACTCAGGCCGccacctcttcctcctccaggTCATCATCTGAATCTGATATCTCTCCGGATGTATCAGCCGCTTTTGCTTCCcgtcgcttcttcttctcttctccaggCCGGTCCAATGCAATCACTGACTCACCCGAGACCCGGTCAAGAGGATCCTCTGAGAATTACGATAATGCCGCTATCACctcgacaaagaagaagaagtgttacGATACTGCCgtgactactactactactactactacgaGGCTTATAAGCGGAGGAACCGCCGTGACGCAAAACGTGTACTCACCGGATCCATTAACTGACTTCCGGCGATCAATGCAAGAGATGATTGACGCAGCCATCGATGCCGGAGAACTTAGCCGTGATCCGGAAGACGGTTACGATTTCTTGGATGAGCTGCTACTCACTTATCTATCCTTGAATCCAGCCGACACACACAAGTTCGTCATCAGGGCTTTCTCCGACATATTGGTCTCACTCTTGTCTAAAGAACGCCGGATATGCTGA
- the LOC104749654 gene encoding lactoylglutathione lyase yields the protein MASLGHIARESSNIIRLAQFYKEIFGFEEIESPDFGDLKVIWLKLPGAFAMHIIQRNHSTNLPESPYSATTSAVKDPSHLPMGHHICFSVSNFDSFLHSLKDKGIETFQKTLPDGKVKQVFFFDPDGNGLEVASRP from the exons ATGGCGAGTCTTGGCCATATAGCCAGAGAATCATCGAACATCATACGCCTGGCCCAGTTTTACAAAGAG ATATTTGGATTTGAGGAGATAGAAAGCCCTGATTTTGGAGACCTAAAGGTCATATGGCTAAAATTACCAGGTGCTTTTGCGATGCACATCATCCAGAGAAACCATTCAACAAACCTTCCTGAAAGTCCTTACAGTGCCACCACCTCTGCGGTTAAGGATCCTAGCCATCTCCCAATGGGTCACCATATCTGCTTCTCTGTCTCCAACTTCGACTCTTTCCTTCACTCTCTCAAG GATAAGGGGATAGAAACTTTTCAGAAGACTCTTCCTGATGGAAAAGTCAAgcaagttttcttctttgatccAGATG GAAACGGATTAGAGGTAGCAAGTCGACCTTGA
- the LOC104749656 gene encoding transcription factor Pur-alpha 1-like (The sequence of the model RefSeq protein was modified relative to this genomic sequence to represent the inferred CDS: added 84 bases not found in genome assembly), whose product MEANSGGGGGGGGAEGGRATAGGGGGGSDVELVSKTLQVEHKLFYFDLKENPRGRYLKISEKTSATRSTIIVPSSGISWFLDLFSYYVNSEEHELFSKELQLDSKVFYFDIGENRRGRFLKVSEASVSRNRSTIIVPAGNSPDEGWAAFRNILAEIHEASGLFAMPNQKPSDGQEHLVGLSDDVGAGFIPGHGSQQPSSSEHTVDRANDSPGQDETGMTNVSKVIRADQKRFFFDLGNNNRGHFLRISEVAGADRSSIILPLSGLKQFHEVIGHFVEITKDKIEGMTGANVRTVDPPQR is encoded by the exons GATGTTGAATTGGTGAGCAAGACGTTGCAGGTTGAGCATAAGCTTTTCTATTTTGATCTCAAGGAGAATCCTCGCGGAAGGTATCTGAAGATATCGGAGAAGACGTCGGCGACGAGGTCAACCATCATCGTTCCTTCCTCTGGCATCTCTTGGTTCCTCGATCTCTTCAGTTACTACGTCAATTCCGAGGAACACGAGCTTTTTAGCAAAGAGTTGCAGCTGGATtccaag GTGTTTTACTTCGACATCGGTGAGAATAGGAGGGGACGTTTCTTGAAG GTGTCAGAAGCATCAGTTAGTAGAAATCGAAGTACCATTATTGTTCCAGCTGGAAACTCTCCTGATGAAGGATGGGCAGCTTTCAGGAATATCTTGGCTGAGATTCATGAAGCATCTGGACTTTTCGCTATGCCGAATCAG AAACCTTCTGATGGACAGGAACATCTGGTTGGACTATCAGATGATGTTGGAGCTGGATTTATACCTGGCCATGGTAGCCAGCAGCCATCTTCTTCGGAACACACTGTGGATCGAGCAAATGATTCGCCAGGCCAGGATGAAACGGGAATGACTAATGTTTCTAAAGTTATCAGAGCTGACCAGAAACGGTTCTTCTTTGATCTTGGGAACAATAACAGGGGCCATTTCCTTAGGATATCTGAG gtgGCAGGTGCTGACAGGTCCTCCATCATTCTACCATTATCGGGTCTTAAGCAGTTTCACGAAGTAATAGGTCACTTTGTGGAGATCACCAAAGATAAGATTGAAGGTATGACAGGTGCTAATGTCAGGACAGTTGACCCTCCTCAGAGATAA